One window from the genome of Dermacentor silvarum isolate Dsil-2018 unplaced genomic scaffold, BIME_Dsil_1.4 Seq641, whole genome shotgun sequence encodes:
- the LOC119435348 gene encoding pseudouridylate synthase TRUB2, mitochondrial-like translates to MPLTDPLFFLLGHITVAKLERLLGSIQSAYQVQAFKYAGVPLNSQAAFEMAAKGTVRPADESPTLVYNIRCVELDLPYFTLEVSCIHETENYLLQLVHEIGLHLHSCAICHRVRLVRYGLFNTDLALLRKHWTLENILRNIQDCQPLVAQELLEPHSPHFIDFNEAKQIPRPGK, encoded by the exons ATGCCACTTACAGATCCTCTCTTCTTTTTACTAGGTCATATCACAGTTGCAAAGCTAGAGCGACTTCTAGGCTCCATCCAATCGGCATATCAAGTTCAAGCATTTAA ATATGCAGGTGTGCCCCTGAACAGCCAGGCAGCATTTGAAATGGCAGCTAAAGGCACGGTGCGACCTGCTGATGAGTCTCCTACTCTTGTATACAACATTCGCTGTGTGGAACTGGATCTGCCTTACTTCACACTTG AAGTGAGCTGCATCCATGAAACTGAGAACTATCTTCTGCAGCTGGTGCATGAAATTGGGCTGCACCTTCATTCGTGTGCCATCTGCCATCGTGTACGACTCGTACGCTACGGTTTGTTTAACACCGATTTGGCCTTGCTGCGAAAGCATTGGACTTTAGAAAATATCTTGAGAAATATTCAAGACTGCCAGCCGCTTGTGGCTCAAGAGCTGCTTGAGCCTCACTCGCCACATTTTATTGACTTTAATGAAGCCAAACAGATTCCTAGGCCAGGAAAATAA